A part of Diprion similis isolate iyDipSimi1 chromosome 12, iyDipSimi1.1, whole genome shotgun sequence genomic DNA contains:
- the LOC124412845 gene encoding major facilitator superfamily domain-containing protein 6 isoform X2, with translation MQNYGHEDYDYETGAGHDGVGRSLPSVPGQPGGPGVPGGPGVPGAPGIRPIVDPQAQGEVDPTVYPQPKEATHKIRGKSDILEYLFGAVDQELLTVKTFYFFFYSAFGSLFPLMGVYFKQMGMNAGQCGLLNGSRPFVEFLSAPFWGSLADRWQKGKMILLASLSCWIIFTLPLGFIEPPAISCMVVENDLPMLRNPERDTRIGKRSVSMESYYRPDDDMTDLETADNVVFERIRRDVGRSEYDDRRSSERIRTSSDHVNMRRTLGYDLDNNEVDDARSPYDLEGNRVKRETHLDPEDGIVEDLEYKQFMENEEIPDPLAQSVDLKSLERRNRPADVLEYKRFLKNEPLDESRPPKKAYAKLKAHVKPPREKVMVKRNIISRGSDILRHHRYKKLGKRETNSRQIVASKNEIYGMSVKGLRKLMFIEDEEKEMSGTRIRRSVKGYHFPQSSGRSPYPVTYATNYDKKEHADLVKPMFSSIVYKISDIQKTFFLLLLLVIVGEFFSAPAITLADSAVITLLGEDADRYGHQRMFGSLGWGLTMFFVGIALDHSTAFPDHPCEPDPREKNYTICFATFSVLMGAALITATQINFKYDFPVAEPEVSKPAAEPTREEQLQSQLSQQLNLPGLQDSSGNPDPKPQPPEGKTKMFAQTTREIPEWVTVLNQFKDLKCASFLFVAWFMGFGMGLIFTFLFWHLQDYGGSPTLFGVASVINHISEIFAYFFSFKLIRQIGHVKVLCLGLVGNILRFLYISWITNPWWVLPFEFMQGITHATVWAACCSYIAHNTPPQLRSSAQGVLQGLHHGLGRGCGAVIGGMFVASYGTTATFRAYGLVCLGVLAAFIFINFYRKDTGFVSDLPQTEDPHQVAEATHLAPHGVPSNAIPRALSSSRLHELANQDPGYGATYQTSGGNLDIPGGNGGNTNPTNPFLNGGGGGGGGGGGSGGGGGSGGGGYNYGVTGKGEDEFIRRSFQ, from the exons ATGCAGAATTATGGCCACGAGGACTACGACTATGAGACTGGGGCTGGACACGACGGCGTTGGCCGCTCGCTTCCGTCGGTTCCTGGGCAACCTGGAGGACCTGGAGTACCTGGAGGACCCGGAGTCCCCGGGGCCCCGGGGATCAGACCCATAGTCGACCCTCAGGCCCAGGGTGAGGTGGACCCGACGGTCTACCCGCAGCCGAAGGAGGCGACTCACAAGATACGTGGAAAGAGCGACATCCTCGAGTACCTGTTCGGTGCCGTCGACCAGGAGCTCCTCACCGTGAAAAcgttctacttcttcttctattcCGCATTTGGCTCCCTGTTTCCACTGATGGGTGTATACTTCAAGCAGATGGGAATGAACGCTGGGCAGTGTGGTCTTCTCAACGGATCCAGACCATTCGTTGAGTTTCTCAGCGCCCCGTTTTGGGGGTCGCTTGCCGACAG ATGGCAGAAGGGGAAGATGATTCTCCTCGCATCGCTCTCCTGCTGGATAATCTTCACTCTTCCTCTGGGCTTCATTGAACCACCAGCTATATCTTGTATGGTTGTAGAAAACGATTTGCCGATGCTTAGGAACCCCGAGCGAGACACGCGGATCGGGAAGCGTTCGGTCAGTATGGAGAGCTACTACCGTCCCGACGACGACATGACGGATCTAGAGACGGCGGATAACGTGGTTTTCGAAAGGATTCGCCGAGATGTTGGCAGGTCCGAATACGACGATCGTAGATCATCGGAGCGGATCCGAACGTCGAGTGATCACGTCAACATGAGACGAACCCTGGGTTACGATTTAGATAATAATGAAGTTGACGACGCTCGAAGTCCCTACGACCTGGAGGGTAACAGAGTGAAGCGCGAGACACATCTCGACCCCGAAGACGGCATTGTGGAGGATCTGGAGTACAAGCAATTCATGGAAAATGAGGAGATCCCGGATCCACTTGCCCAATCCGTCGATTTGAAGAGTTTGGAACGGAGAAACAGACCCGCTGACGTTCTGGAATACAAAAGGTTTTTAAAG AACGAACCTTTGGATGAAAGTAGACCGCCGAAGAAGGCCTACGCGAAGTTGAAGGCGCACGTTAAACCCCCAAGAGAAAAAGTAATGGTGAAGAGAAACATAATCAGTAGAGGATCAGATATCCTGCGACATCACAGGTATAAGAAGTTGGGTAAACGAGAGACGAATTCGAGGCAAATTGTCgcttcaaaaaatgaaatttacggTATGAGCGTGAAGGGTCTGAGGAAATTGATGTTCAtcgaagatgaagaaaaggaAATGTCTGGGACTAGGATCCGTCGATCGGTAAAGGGGTATCACTTCCCACAATCAAGTGGCCGAAGTCCATATCCGGTCACTTACGCTACAAACTACGACAAAAAAGAACACGCAGATTTGGTCAAGCCGATGTTCAGTTCAATCGTGTACAAAATTTCG GATATCCAAAAGACGTTCTTCCTTCTGCTCCTCCTCGTCATCGTCGGTGAGTTTTTCTCAGCACCTGCGATCACCTTGGCTGACTCTGCGGTCATCACTCTTCTCGGCGAAGACGCAGACAG GTACGGACATCAGCGTATGTTCGGGAGTCTGGGATGGGGTTTGACGATGTTCTTCGTCGGCATCGCCCTCGATCACAGCACCGCGTTTCCGGATCATCCCTGCGAGCCAGACcccagagaaaaaaattataccattTGCTTTGCGACATTTAGCGTCCTTATGGGGGCCGCATTGATCACCGCGACGCAGATTAACTTCAAGTATGATTTTCCCGTTGCAGAACCG GAAGTTTCGAAACCTGCGGCCGAACCAACTCGGGAAGAACAGCTTCAGAGTCAATTGTCCCAGCAGTTGAATTTACCAGGCCTTCAAGACTCGTCAGGGAACCCTGACCCCAAGCCCCAACCACCGGAAGGCAAG ACGAAAATGTTCGCGCAAACGACGCGGGAAATTCCCGAATGGGTCACAGTCCTGAACCAGTTCAAGGACCTGAAGTGCGCGTCGTTTCTTTTCGTCGCATGGTTCATGGGCTTTGGGATGGGGCTGATATTCACTTTCCTGTTCTGGCACCTGCAGGACTACGGCGGAAGTCCCACGCTCTTCGGAGTAGCCTCAGTGATCAATCACATATCCGAGATCTTCGCCTACTTCTTCAGCTTCAAATTAATCCGGCAAATTGGCCACGTCAAG GTCCTCTGCCTGGGCCTAGTCGGCAACATTCTGCGCTTCTTGTACATTTCTTGGATCACGAACCCCTGGTGGGTCCTCCCCTTCGAATTCATGCAGGGAATCACGCACGCCACAGTTTGGGCAGCCTGCTGCAGTTACATCGCTCACAACACGCCACCCCAGCTAAGGTCAAGCGCTCAAGGAGTCCTTCAGGGTCTTCATCACGGATTGGGTCGGGGATGCGGTGCTGTTATCGGTGGAATGTTTGTCGCCAGTTACG GCACCACCGCAACCTTCCGAGCCTACGGCCTGGTCTGCTTAGGAGTCTTGGCCGCGTTCATATTCATAAACTTTTACCGAAAGGACACGGGCTTCGTCTCAGACCTACCACAGACGGAAGACCCTCATCAAGTAGCCGAAGCAACGCATTTAGCCCCGCACGGTGTTCCTAGTAACGCAATTCCTCGGGCTCTCAGCTCCAGCCGACTCCACGAGCTGGCAAATCAGGACCCGGGATACGGTGCCACTTATCAGACGTCAGGTGGAAACCTGGATATCCCCGGTGGTAATGGAG GGAACACAAATCCTACGAATCCTTTCCTGAacggtggaggaggaggaggaggaggaggaggaggcagtggaggtggaggtggaagTGGAGGCGGTGGTTACAATTACGGAGTGACCGGCAAAGGGGAGGATGAATTTATTCGTAGGAGTTTCCAG TGA
- the LOC124412845 gene encoding uncharacterized protein LOC124412845 isoform X1 translates to MQNYGHEDYDYETGAGHDGVGRSLPSVPGQPGGPGVPGGPGVPGAPGIRPIVDPQAQGEVDPTVYPQPKEATHKIRGKSDILEYLFGAVDQELLTVKTFYFFFYSAFGSLFPLMGVYFKQMGMNAGQCGLLNGSRPFVEFLSAPFWGSLADRWQKGKMILLASLSCWIIFTLPLGFIEPPAISCMVVENDLPMLRNPERDTRIGKRSVSMESYYRPDDDMTDLETADNVVFERIRRDVGRSEYDDRRSSERIRTSSDHVNMRRTLGYDLDNNEVDDARSPYDLEGNRVKRETHLDPEDGIVEDLEYKQFMENEEIPDPLAQSVDLKSLERRNRPADVLEYKRFLKNEPLDESRPPKKAYAKLKAHVKPPREKVMVKRNIISRGSDILRHHRYKKLGKRETNSRQIVASKNEIYGMSVKGLRKLMFIEDEEKEMSGTRIRRSVKGYHFPQSSGRSPYPVTYATNYDKKEHADLVKPMFSSIVYKISDIQKTFFLLLLLVIVGEFFSAPAITLADSAVITLLGEDADRYGHQRMFGSLGWGLTMFFVGIALDHSTAFPDHPCEPDPREKNYTICFATFSVLMGAALITATQINFKYDFPVAEPEVSKPAAEPTREEQLQSQLSQQLNLPGLQDSSGNPDPKPQPPEGKTKMFAQTTREIPEWVTVLNQFKDLKCASFLFVAWFMGFGMGLIFTFLFWHLQDYGGSPTLFGVASVINHISEIFAYFFSFKLIRQIGHVKVLCLGLVGNILRFLYISWITNPWWVLPFEFMQGITHATVWAACCSYIAHNTPPQLRSSAQGVLQGLHHGLGRGCGAVIGGMFVASYGTTATFRAYGLVCLGVLAAFIFINFYRKDTGFVSDLPQTEDPHQVAEATHLAPHGVPSNAIPRALSSSRLHELANQDPGYGATYQTSGGNLDIPGGNGGNTNPTNPFLNGGGGGGGGGGGSGGGGGSGGGGYNYGVTGKGEDEFIRRSFQIYSEVVGREYDLGKVPETYLHAQQPCTNPFHQHDYEW, encoded by the exons ATGCAGAATTATGGCCACGAGGACTACGACTATGAGACTGGGGCTGGACACGACGGCGTTGGCCGCTCGCTTCCGTCGGTTCCTGGGCAACCTGGAGGACCTGGAGTACCTGGAGGACCCGGAGTCCCCGGGGCCCCGGGGATCAGACCCATAGTCGACCCTCAGGCCCAGGGTGAGGTGGACCCGACGGTCTACCCGCAGCCGAAGGAGGCGACTCACAAGATACGTGGAAAGAGCGACATCCTCGAGTACCTGTTCGGTGCCGTCGACCAGGAGCTCCTCACCGTGAAAAcgttctacttcttcttctattcCGCATTTGGCTCCCTGTTTCCACTGATGGGTGTATACTTCAAGCAGATGGGAATGAACGCTGGGCAGTGTGGTCTTCTCAACGGATCCAGACCATTCGTTGAGTTTCTCAGCGCCCCGTTTTGGGGGTCGCTTGCCGACAG ATGGCAGAAGGGGAAGATGATTCTCCTCGCATCGCTCTCCTGCTGGATAATCTTCACTCTTCCTCTGGGCTTCATTGAACCACCAGCTATATCTTGTATGGTTGTAGAAAACGATTTGCCGATGCTTAGGAACCCCGAGCGAGACACGCGGATCGGGAAGCGTTCGGTCAGTATGGAGAGCTACTACCGTCCCGACGACGACATGACGGATCTAGAGACGGCGGATAACGTGGTTTTCGAAAGGATTCGCCGAGATGTTGGCAGGTCCGAATACGACGATCGTAGATCATCGGAGCGGATCCGAACGTCGAGTGATCACGTCAACATGAGACGAACCCTGGGTTACGATTTAGATAATAATGAAGTTGACGACGCTCGAAGTCCCTACGACCTGGAGGGTAACAGAGTGAAGCGCGAGACACATCTCGACCCCGAAGACGGCATTGTGGAGGATCTGGAGTACAAGCAATTCATGGAAAATGAGGAGATCCCGGATCCACTTGCCCAATCCGTCGATTTGAAGAGTTTGGAACGGAGAAACAGACCCGCTGACGTTCTGGAATACAAAAGGTTTTTAAAG AACGAACCTTTGGATGAAAGTAGACCGCCGAAGAAGGCCTACGCGAAGTTGAAGGCGCACGTTAAACCCCCAAGAGAAAAAGTAATGGTGAAGAGAAACATAATCAGTAGAGGATCAGATATCCTGCGACATCACAGGTATAAGAAGTTGGGTAAACGAGAGACGAATTCGAGGCAAATTGTCgcttcaaaaaatgaaatttacggTATGAGCGTGAAGGGTCTGAGGAAATTGATGTTCAtcgaagatgaagaaaaggaAATGTCTGGGACTAGGATCCGTCGATCGGTAAAGGGGTATCACTTCCCACAATCAAGTGGCCGAAGTCCATATCCGGTCACTTACGCTACAAACTACGACAAAAAAGAACACGCAGATTTGGTCAAGCCGATGTTCAGTTCAATCGTGTACAAAATTTCG GATATCCAAAAGACGTTCTTCCTTCTGCTCCTCCTCGTCATCGTCGGTGAGTTTTTCTCAGCACCTGCGATCACCTTGGCTGACTCTGCGGTCATCACTCTTCTCGGCGAAGACGCAGACAG GTACGGACATCAGCGTATGTTCGGGAGTCTGGGATGGGGTTTGACGATGTTCTTCGTCGGCATCGCCCTCGATCACAGCACCGCGTTTCCGGATCATCCCTGCGAGCCAGACcccagagaaaaaaattataccattTGCTTTGCGACATTTAGCGTCCTTATGGGGGCCGCATTGATCACCGCGACGCAGATTAACTTCAAGTATGATTTTCCCGTTGCAGAACCG GAAGTTTCGAAACCTGCGGCCGAACCAACTCGGGAAGAACAGCTTCAGAGTCAATTGTCCCAGCAGTTGAATTTACCAGGCCTTCAAGACTCGTCAGGGAACCCTGACCCCAAGCCCCAACCACCGGAAGGCAAG ACGAAAATGTTCGCGCAAACGACGCGGGAAATTCCCGAATGGGTCACAGTCCTGAACCAGTTCAAGGACCTGAAGTGCGCGTCGTTTCTTTTCGTCGCATGGTTCATGGGCTTTGGGATGGGGCTGATATTCACTTTCCTGTTCTGGCACCTGCAGGACTACGGCGGAAGTCCCACGCTCTTCGGAGTAGCCTCAGTGATCAATCACATATCCGAGATCTTCGCCTACTTCTTCAGCTTCAAATTAATCCGGCAAATTGGCCACGTCAAG GTCCTCTGCCTGGGCCTAGTCGGCAACATTCTGCGCTTCTTGTACATTTCTTGGATCACGAACCCCTGGTGGGTCCTCCCCTTCGAATTCATGCAGGGAATCACGCACGCCACAGTTTGGGCAGCCTGCTGCAGTTACATCGCTCACAACACGCCACCCCAGCTAAGGTCAAGCGCTCAAGGAGTCCTTCAGGGTCTTCATCACGGATTGGGTCGGGGATGCGGTGCTGTTATCGGTGGAATGTTTGTCGCCAGTTACG GCACCACCGCAACCTTCCGAGCCTACGGCCTGGTCTGCTTAGGAGTCTTGGCCGCGTTCATATTCATAAACTTTTACCGAAAGGACACGGGCTTCGTCTCAGACCTACCACAGACGGAAGACCCTCATCAAGTAGCCGAAGCAACGCATTTAGCCCCGCACGGTGTTCCTAGTAACGCAATTCCTCGGGCTCTCAGCTCCAGCCGACTCCACGAGCTGGCAAATCAGGACCCGGGATACGGTGCCACTTATCAGACGTCAGGTGGAAACCTGGATATCCCCGGTGGTAATGGAG GGAACACAAATCCTACGAATCCTTTCCTGAacggtggaggaggaggaggaggaggaggaggaggcagtggaggtggaggtggaagTGGAGGCGGTGGTTACAATTACGGAGTGACCGGCAAAGGGGAGGATGAATTTATTCGTAGGAGTTTCCAG ATCTACAGTGAAGTGGTCGGAAGGGAATACGATTTAGGAAAAGTCCCGGAGACCTATCTCCACGCCCAACAACCCTGCACTAATCCGTTTCACCAGCACGACTACGAGTGGTAA